In a genomic window of Zingiber officinale cultivar Zhangliang chromosome 9B, Zo_v1.1, whole genome shotgun sequence:
- the LOC122023015 gene encoding lysM and putative peptidoglycan-binding domain-containing protein 1-like, which yields MGSLSHERKYDTFAPPSSPCALKYIEHHVSKLDTLASVAIKYGVEIADIKRTNGLTIDLQLFADKILLIPLPGRHPPSTPIQCNGSLDDRIMNFGERNDPPHKGEKEVPEGAPYYLAGQAFVISVTLDRGGDSRLMGYSNAGWGGDLDKRKST from the exons ATGGGGTCTCTTTcccatgagagaaaatatgatacctTTGCTCCTCCCTCGTCTCCTTGTGCGTTGAAGTACATCGAGCATCATGTATCCAAGTTGGACACACTTGCAAGCGTCGCCATAAAGTACGGTGTTGAG ATTGCAGATATCAAGAGAACTAATGGTCTAACAATAGATCTTCAATTGTTTGCTGACAAAATATTACTTATTCCTCTTCCTGGAAGACATCCACCATCTACTCCAATTCAATGTAATGGTTCTCTCGATGACAG GATTATGAATTTTGGAGAGAGGAATGATCCTCCACACAAAGGAGAGAAG GAAGTTCCAGAAGGTGCTCCTTACTATTTAGCTGGTCAGGCATTCGTCATAAGTGTCACACTTGACAG AGGAGGTGATTCACGACTTATGGGATACTCAAATGCTGGTTGGGGAGGTGATTTGGATAAACGTAAATCTACATAA